The Lysinibacillus irui sequence GGAAGATCGAAAAAGAAGTCAACCTGTAGGCTATCTTATTATTGCTGGATTAGAAAATCCCGATTTAAGCATTGAGCTTGTAAGAATTACGATCAACGAAAAAGGAAAAGGGTATGGTAAGGAATCCTTTAACCTTATTAAAGATTGGGTATTTACGAAATTTCAAGCTCATCGTCTATGGCTAGATGTGAAAGTAAATAATGTGCGAGCTTTTAAGCTTTACCAAAAACAGGGCTTTGTAGTAGAGGGAACATTAAGAGATTGTCTCAAAACAGAACATGGCTTTGAATCTTTACATATTATGTCTATTTTAAAAAATGAATATGAAGAATTAACAAAGGAGGGAACATGTTGCAGCACATCTTTAATGAGTTGATAAAACAGGACATAAAGCCGTTCTTAGCCACATTCGGCTTCAACAAGAAAGGTCTGAATTTCTATAAGAAAACGGACAACCTCATCTACCTAATCAATTTCCAAAAATCTGCTGGGAATACAGCTAATCAGGTTCTATTTTATGTGAATTGCGGGATTTACGCAGCTGAGTTGGCACAAATTCAATCGAAAGAAATTCTGACATCACCGAAAGAAGTAGAATGTCACTTCAGGGCAAGGATGAGAGAAATAGCTGACACTGCTCCAGATCGATTTTCTATCACAGCTACTACTAATATAGATAACGTAAGAAAAATGCTACTTCCTTGTTTAGAAGATGTCCTTCATTTCTTTGAAACGATGACCAGTGCCAGATCCATTGTTGATTATTATACGTCAGGCCCATTTTTACATTTAGGTGAAGAGAGCTTTCATTTGCTATTACAGGCCAATGATGTAACTGCAGCGAAACATTACTTTAATGCATTACGTAAAAAGCATGGAGCTGAACAGAGGTGGTCCATTTTCGAACAACAATACCATGCTATATTCAATCAATATGGAGTGAAACTTGAAATAATTTAAGATAAAACCAGCACTCATCTCAATTGAGTAGCTGGTTTTTGTTATTGTCTAACGATTAAGCTCTTCCTTTTGGCTTATGTTCATTTTGTTATCTAATATTCTCCCGATTATCGGCATAAAGAAATGCAGGATAAAGCCTCCTAAACAAACTGTTAATAACGTACCGACTCCAATTGGCCCTTTAAAAATCATGGCAAGTACTAAAAATAAGACATAAATAATTGTTCTTGAGAAAAATATCGATTTTTTCGTCATTTCTTTTATTAATATAGTTAGTCGATCTACAGGAATAGGTGCAAAATTTGTATGTAAATAGGTTGCGGTTCCTAACCCAGTCACTATCAATCCTATGCCAAAACAAATGGCTTGGCTATACCAAAAGTCTGGTGTTACGAAATCGCGTAATAGAAATAACCACATATCTATCCCTATACCAGTAATAAATGCTGTAATCAAGCCTACTAATTCGGGCTTTTGTTTGGCTATTAGGGCATTACTACCGATTAATAGGATGGCCAGAATGATTTCCCAGCTACCTACTGTCAAGCCCACATTTCTAGACAAGCCTACTAAAAGAGCATCAAAAGGAGAGGTGCCGAGATTGGATTGTATAGTGAAAGAAATACCAAGCGTTAAAATTAAAAGGCCTACTACATAAAAAGCATATCTCAAATTGCAGCCCCCTTTCCATTATTTTTGTTGCAAATACAACAAAATTGCGTTACATTGACTATATACTCTTTTTATTGCATTTGCAATATAAAATCTAGAAAGAGCTTAGTAGGAGGGCAAGAAATGACAATTAAAATAAAAAAGTGTAACCGTGAAGATTTAAAAAAGCTACAAGAAGTTAGTATTGAAACATTCCATGATACATTTAAAGAGCAAAATTCACCTGAAAATATGAAAGCATATCTTGAAAAAGCCTTTAATGAAAAACAGCTGGCACAAGAATTAGAAAATGCTGCTTCACAATTCTATTTTATTTTGGACAATGAAGAAATTGCTGGCTATTTAAAGGTAAATGTTGATGAAGCCCAATCTGAAGAAATGGGGGATGAGTCACTTGAAATTGAAAGAATCTACATTCGCGACAAATTTCAAGGAAAAGGGTTTGGCAAACATTTGTTCAACAAAGCATTGGAAGTAGCTATGGCGCAAGACAAAAAAAGTATTTGGCTAGGTGTTTGGGAGAAGAATGATCATGCCATCGGTTTTTATCAAAAAATAGGCTTTGTCCAAACTGGAGCCCATTCATTCTATATGGGTGATGAAGAACAAATTGATCTTATCATGACCAAAACACTTGCCTAAATGTTTAATGGCAGAAACGTTGATATCACAACATTTCTGCCATCTATTTTATTCAGTTCTATTTTTCTTCATAGCCTCTGCCACAGCAGCCGCATGTGGATCTTCTTCTTTATAGAGCTCGCTAATAATATTAACATAGTCAGAAGCATTACGATTTTGACTTAATTTATAGGCAGCTTGCACCTCTTCTACCTTGATTTTAAATCCTTTAATTCCTTTGATTTCTTGCTGTAAAAGCTCTGGAGATAGTTTATCCCATAATACAGGATTTTCACGGAAACTTTCATATTTTTCAAGTAGACTCGTTAAGTCTTGTTCTAACTCCTTGCCATCTATTAGACTGGCTTTCCCGTAAATATGGACAGCTTGATAATTCCATGTTGGTACGTTTTCTTTCTCATACCAAGAGGATGATATGTAAGCATGAGGTCCATTAAATATGACAAGAATATCATTTACTTCCTCAAAGGTCTTCCATATAGGATTTCCATAGGCTAAGTGACCTGTTAGATAATAATCGTCCTCGATTTTATTCAGTAGTATCGGGATATGAACTGCTATTGGCTTACCTTTTATGGTTGAAACAAGTGTTGCAAAGGAATTCTCTCGAATAAATTCTGTGATTTCTTCTAAATCAGTTATTTTGTAATACTTAGGAATATACATGTCAATCTCTCCTTAGTTCTTCAAATTCATTGCGAGTATTTCGAATAAACAAACTATTACAGGTAGGCGTCTTTACATTTTCTCCTCAACAATGTAGATTTTATTATAAACAATCACTGGTACCCCTTAAAAGTGCCAACAATGCTATTTCGAAAGGAGCCAAGGAACGATGCTCGAAATAACGCCAAACTTGAATAATCAGGAACCACTTTATCTTCAATTGTACAATTATTTAAAAGCTGAAATTCAACATGGAAACATTGTGGCAAATACAAAATTGCCATCACAGCGCAGTTTAGCTAAGCATTTACATATTAGTCGAAATACAGTGGACGCAGCTTACCAACAGCTCCTTGCAGAGGGTTATGTTTGGAGTAAAGAACGGGAGGGGCTATATGTTGCTGCACTTGAAAAGGGCTATTTTCAAATGGGCCCTAGTCTTTTTGAATCACCTCCATTAGTGTCTCAGCCAGAACAAGAACTAATGACCATAAAGTATGATTTTAATTATGGGGATATCAATTTAAAAGACTTTCCCTATAAAATTTGGCGAAAGTTGACTATGCAAAGTCTTAATGAAGATAATGCCCATCTTTTTTTATATGGAGATCCACAAGGAGAGCTCGAATTAAGGAAACATATAGCAAGCTATCTTTACGAAGCTAGAGGAGTTCAATGCTCAGCAGACCAAATTGTTATTGGTGCAGGACTACAACATCTTATGGGAATCGTATGTAACTTAATTGGACGGAACGAGCTTTTTGCCATGGAGGATCCAGGTTATTACCGGGTGCGTTATCTTTTGAAGGATCATGGTATAAAGATGAAGCCCATACCTCTTGATGATCAAGGGATTCAGATTGACCATTTAAGAAACAGTAATATTAAAGCTGTTTATGTCACGCCATCTCATCAATTCCCAATTGGTACGGTTATGCCAATCACAAGAAGACTAGAGTTATTAGAATGGGCTAAGTCAGAAGATGCGTATATCATCGAGGATGATTATGATGGGGAGTTTCGATATTCGGGTAAACCAATACCAGCTCTACAAGGTTTAGATTCAAATGAACAGGTTATTTATATGGGCACCTTCTCAAAGTCATTAATTCCGTCCATTAAGCTAAGCTACATGGTTCTACCGAGAAAATTAATCGATCTTTTTAAACGGAACAGCTATTATGTTCAAACTGTATCAAGACACCATCAGCATACTTTACAATTATTTATAGAAAGTGGCCATTGGGAAAGGCACCTCAACAAATCAAGGAATGGCTATAAGCGAAGATATGAGGTATTAATAAAGGCCATTCATCAAATATTTGGAGACAAAGTAAAATTGTATGGGGCTAGCAGTGGCTTACATATTCTACTTGAACCAAATAATAAGATGTCGGAAGAGGAACTGATTGAAACTGCGAGGTTAAAAGAAGTAAAGGTTTATCCTACCTCTATTTTTTATGCGAGCCCTTCTGAGATAAAGTCTGCAAAGGTGCTGCTTGGATTTGCCAATCTAGAGGAAGCAGCAATTGAACGGGGGATTGAGCTGTTAAAAGCTGCTTGGTTTGGGAAATGAAGATTCATATTCGAACCTTCTAACGTTCTATTTTTACAGCTCTTGTATATACATATAAGAGATGAGTGAAATGGGGGAGAAGCATGCAGTTTTATTATGGCAATCAAATGCCGTTACGTGTTCTTGATGAAGCTGAATTTTGGAAACATCAAGAAGAGGAACATACGGTAGTGATAAGGGAGCTTGTCAAAGATTTAGAGCAGCAATACGTCGAGAGATTGAAAGAATGGGAAATAGCCTTTGCTCAGACACATCAGCAAGTAGTTAGATATATAGAAACTGTCAATCGCTCACAAGGACAAGTTTCCCAAGCATTTTTTCAAGATATTTTGCAGCTTACTTCTTTTTGTCTCCAACAGAGTGAACAATTTATTCAATTTTGTCGTATGCTTATTCAAGACAGTAAACCGATCAGCACCAATCCAACAGCCAAAGTTGTATTAAATCATATTATTGTAGAATCAGAATATTTTATCGGCATCGCACAAACCATTTTATATCAACAATCACTTTAAACATCCATTTCCTTCGATCAAGGTCTTTATCAGATCTTGATCTTTTGTTATGATCATACTAATTTTTAAAAAAGTGTTAGGATTCCAAAGTAATAGAAAATGGGGGAGAAAAAATGGAGCTAAAAAATATAAAAGATACAAAACAACTTAATGAAGAACTAGACGGGCTATCCGAGCTTTTGAAAACGGTCGTTGACGAAGGTGCATCACTAGGATTTTTACCTCCTCTA is a genomic window containing:
- a CDS encoding GNAT family N-acetyltransferase; translation: MFLESDSVTLRKTNRQDVDFVCSLEAMEENAKFIIPWSKEKHEKALANTDVLHLIVEDRKRSQPVGYLIIAGLENPDLSIELVRITINEKGKGYGKESFNLIKDWVFTKFQAHRLWLDVKVNNVRAFKLYQKQGFVVEGTLRDCLKTEHGFESLHIMSILKNEYEELTKEGTCCSTSLMS
- a CDS encoding DUF4304 domain-containing protein, which translates into the protein MLQHIFNELIKQDIKPFLATFGFNKKGLNFYKKTDNLIYLINFQKSAGNTANQVLFYVNCGIYAAELAQIQSKEILTSPKEVECHFRARMREIADTAPDRFSITATTNIDNVRKMLLPCLEDVLHFFETMTSARSIVDYYTSGPFLHLGEESFHLLLQANDVTAAKHYFNALRKKHGAEQRWSIFEQQYHAIFNQYGVKLEII
- a CDS encoding YczE/YyaS/YitT family protein produces the protein MRYAFYVVGLLILTLGISFTIQSNLGTSPFDALLVGLSRNVGLTVGSWEIILAILLIGSNALIAKQKPELVGLITAFITGIGIDMWLFLLRDFVTPDFWYSQAICFGIGLIVTGLGTATYLHTNFAPIPVDRLTILIKEMTKKSIFFSRTIIYVLFLVLAMIFKGPIGVGTLLTVCLGGFILHFFMPIIGRILDNKMNISQKEELNR
- a CDS encoding GNAT family N-acetyltransferase; translated protein: MTIKIKKCNREDLKKLQEVSIETFHDTFKEQNSPENMKAYLEKAFNEKQLAQELENAASQFYFILDNEEIAGYLKVNVDEAQSEEMGDESLEIERIYIRDKFQGKGFGKHLFNKALEVAMAQDKKSIWLGVWEKNDHAIGFYQKIGFVQTGAHSFYMGDEEQIDLIMTKTLA
- a CDS encoding FMN-binding negative transcriptional regulator → MYIPKYYKITDLEEITEFIRENSFATLVSTIKGKPIAVHIPILLNKIEDDYYLTGHLAYGNPIWKTFEEVNDILVIFNGPHAYISSSWYEKENVPTWNYQAVHIYGKASLIDGKELEQDLTSLLEKYESFRENPVLWDKLSPELLQQEIKGIKGFKIKVEEVQAAYKLSQNRNASDYVNIISELYKEEDPHAAAVAEAMKKNRTE
- the pdxR gene encoding MocR-like pyridoxine biosynthesis transcription factor PdxR, with the protein product MLEITPNLNNQEPLYLQLYNYLKAEIQHGNIVANTKLPSQRSLAKHLHISRNTVDAAYQQLLAEGYVWSKEREGLYVAALEKGYFQMGPSLFESPPLVSQPEQELMTIKYDFNYGDINLKDFPYKIWRKLTMQSLNEDNAHLFLYGDPQGELELRKHIASYLYEARGVQCSADQIVIGAGLQHLMGIVCNLIGRNELFAMEDPGYYRVRYLLKDHGIKMKPIPLDDQGIQIDHLRNSNIKAVYVTPSHQFPIGTVMPITRRLELLEWAKSEDAYIIEDDYDGEFRYSGKPIPALQGLDSNEQVIYMGTFSKSLIPSIKLSYMVLPRKLIDLFKRNSYYVQTVSRHHQHTLQLFIESGHWERHLNKSRNGYKRRYEVLIKAIHQIFGDKVKLYGASSGLHILLEPNNKMSEEELIETARLKEVKVYPTSIFYASPSEIKSAKVLLGFANLEEAAIERGIELLKAAWFGK
- a CDS encoding DUF2935 domain-containing protein; the encoded protein is MQFYYGNQMPLRVLDEAEFWKHQEEEHTVVIRELVKDLEQQYVERLKEWEIAFAQTHQQVVRYIETVNRSQGQVSQAFFQDILQLTSFCLQQSEQFIQFCRMLIQDSKPISTNPTAKVVLNHIIVESEYFIGIAQTILYQQSL